The nucleotide window AACACCAAAGTTAGGAGAATCATCAATCATATTAACATTAACTACCGTCCTAAGTTGTTTCTCCTCTAAGTTTTACCCCCTTGCTATTTGAGAAAGTTGAACATCAGACAAGTAATAACAATTTGACTTTTTATATGTCTCATATAAAAGCTCTTCATAATCATCTTGtacaaactttaaaattaatatttttcttatagttTGTTATGATTGAATTACAGACTTTCTAATATGAACTTTATCACCTTGAACATTGTACCATTAATCTTCAATAccataattatgttttatttcataCAAATCATACGTATTGATAACTaggaatttttattcaattgagaGTATGCTTCCAAATCTAATagctatataaaaaatcttttatttaaagaattacCATCTAAGAAAAGAAtctcttctaaaaaataaactagacatgCCAACATACTCTAATACAAtctcttctaaaaaaataaactagacatcCATATTTATATTAGTACTAGACCtaaatccttataagaaaagaatatttattgaaatttacaTGGTTAATAGAATCCAACTAGCATTAGGATtcataaactaaataataataaaaattaactaaagaaaaaaaatcatgaacaaCTTTTGGATATAATTTAGGCATGAAAACTATATTAACTAATTATAAATAGCTAACATCATACAAAACTAGGCCTTTAGAATGTAtagataaaattttagcccaatccaatgattaaattaaaagttatatccATTTTCGTCAAAAATCTTGTTTATTGTATCTAGCATTTTTCTTATGCTAAGAATTCTCATACATATTCCACATCATACTCCTCTATTTAAGAAAAACTCATCCTCGATTTCATGGTCAGAAATTGAATTCTTACATTCTAAAAGAACATATACTTCAAATATAGCATTATATCTAGCTTATTCATAATTTAAAGCTTTGTTGCAGATACTTCAACAAAATCAATCCCTCTATGTAACATCCCACACTTTTTAATGCATTTATACTTAGTTTCAAAGATCTTGTACGTAACaattcaggtaatttttttttacatcatgtttatttttaaacattagtAAGTTTTCAGACATTTTCAATAATACATGCGAATATCATgattataaatttctttttctccaTTACCAGGATTTATCTATCAAAAAGACTAAATAACTTGCTATTTCTTTGAGGAGAGCTGATAGCTTCTAAGATAATTTGCTAAAACACATGTAAGATTATAGAATTTAATTGGCATTCAAGTAGTCATAATGATTAGTATTTATCAATCTATAATAGCAATTCAACATTATTAACTTGCTTGTACGAATTTCATGGTAGAAttcaacataatattttttcatccaCTATTAACGAAatcattttctttgttaatactTATTATTAATCACCATCATCTCACTCCTTATAAAATTCGTTAACTTACAATTTATTTCCTTGTCTAAAGTTTGATATTGCACTTctcattagttatcttattgtATTACTTAATAAATAtgcataatttattaaaatacaacaCACTCATTCTATGGAATTTCTATAAAATGATTCTTGAAGTGATCATCAGGTTGAGACCATTTGTAGATATGGCTATGACATATAATTAAAGTAACTCATAAGttatttgttttcatgtatGCATATCCTCTAAGCCTTTATTATCTCTAAGAAATTAACACAAAGTAACCATTGATTCTTGTCTATAGTCATAactataaaaccttaataaactaTATGAATAATTACTTACTTATGACTCATTTACAATAAGTTTACATCCATAATAACTtacaatttctttcaattaatacTTGAAACATTATTTCTTTATTGTCATATCACCCATAATAACATGTCTATTAATTTGCATAATCATTCATTGCAAGCATTCTTACCACAATTTCCACCCTCCAATTTCATTAGTTTATTTTGGTATCTTTTGAGATTATCCATAAATCATCAATAATACTTTCCAATAATAATGTTTCCATACCATTTTATCTTACTAGCATATTTAATCCATTCTATTTCTTCATTTTGTAACACATTTATTTGTACcacaatttattatattaatttattaatttctcattttaataaaatttcaacaaagtttccttttaattttccaTCATTTCCACatcttcattttctattttcctGCATAATaacaattcatttattttgtcaCATCCCAATTGTTAAACACACTTTTCAATCGATTTCGTCAATAATTAATAGGAACCTAATTTTTTGTATCATAATTTCGATAGAGTTACCTTTAGAAAAGAACGTTCCAAGTTATCGATAATTTCTTGTTTCATAAGCAACATTCTCAAACTAATGTTATCATTTCCTTGATCCAATATCTCCTAGATCATTTTGACGTCAATACATTTCTAGCAAACTAATTATGTCACAATATGTTTATAAGAATATATTATTGTATTACAATTCTACATTTATGACAAAAGAAAGTTAatgtattaaatatttaattcacaTACCTTTACAATAAGACTTTAGCATTACTATTTACattcttattataaaatattcacacatttgtcttcaaagtccaaaaaaaacctaatattatttattatgttacATGAACAAAATACAAAGTGTTTTACTTCTAAAGCTAATATGAGGAACCTAAAAATAAGACAACAAGTAATATAAACAaacgaaataaataaaataattccaaCAAGAAGGAATTAAAGCAATATATCACTTTCatacttgataatttttatatcaacaactCGATACCAATATCAATTGTTAAAGTGATATCATTAATCATCTCCCCTCGAtatggttaataaaaaaatatgtcaataaCAAATCATCTAGTATCATTAGCCACCAACCTATTGGTAaactaatcaataaataatgatGTCAAATGCTTATGTTAACATCATTAGTCTTTCCTGCTCTTCCAAAAATTACTAATCACTAATGTCGATGCTAATACCCTCATAGTGACATCATTAGTCTTCCCTATTATTAGAGAATGACTAATCACTAATATCGATATTAATAACTTTGAAGTGACATCATTAGTCTTCCCTATTATCTAAGAAAGATCAATCATTAATGTCGATGTCAATACCCTCGTAGTGACATTATTAGTCTTTCTTGTTATCCGGGATGAACTAATCAATAAATATTGATGTCAAATAACTATTGACATTGTTAGCCTCCATCCTCGTAACaactaatcaaatcaaatttccttatttttattccactaatttaatttcttttcatgtcAAGACAAAtcaatgacaattaaaaaattctagaaaTTCCACCAATATAATAAATACTAGGAATAAGTGTTAAGCACCTACCTATTTCTCCAATAGATTGAGCTCCTCCAACTGCTAATGATCTGACTTCGAGTGCTCCTCTTGATCCAAAAAAAAGGTACAAACatgaatatattttcaaactcaattaaTACACACTTTATTTATTGACATCAAATTCTTTTAACATACTAAGGTATTAGTTCTTCCAATTAAAATCCATGTACATTTTTCACTTCTAAACATACTTTAGCGTATACATCATATTCATACAACTATAAATACATGTGTACAAATATTTCCAACATATATTTCAACCACATCTTCCCATTATTAATTCTCATATACCTTcttaaagattttaatataaCTTAAACAATCTCTCatattttgtataatataacCAATAAATACATAGAAACTTTCATCcctatttataatcaaattcGCCTCATATTTCATCCCCTTTCGGGTTAAAAATTGTGTGATTGTACACAAGGTTTATATCAGCGGTCAAGGTTATTTGCACGTAAAACaacacattaatttatttgaaaaattataaagtagttttctaaatattttcactAGTTTATCAATTTTTGAGTTATGAGTTCACATTGTACCTTTTATATTCGTTGGGTAATATTGTCTAGATTACACCACCTATTTATACTGAATTTAACTTGGACTATTTTGGATTTCATTAAATCATATACTGATAATTTTATTTCCTCATACATCACTtagtttttattcatgtttctgtatttttttattttccagtcatttttttatttttattttatttttaacattagcacataaatattttatttcaaattcataAATCTATCATCATCCCCATAATTTAAATGTTCACTTtactcattaaaataatatttccttTACTAACATTATGGATTTTATCTAGGGTTTACACTTTATCCTCTAGACCTGTCTTTCTTactattttagaaaaagaatatttttttatcctctttgATATCAACCTTTATGATTAACTCCAACAACTTATTCTTCTGGATTTTTATCAATTGGTTTAATCTCAATATATTCAATAACTTCAAGGTGTCCTTCATATTTCActtcttcttcatgttttaCTTTTTTAGCATGTTTAGTGAATTCAAGTTATTCTATTGATTTCACCTTAATCTCAGAAATCTATTATTCTCTACATAGTTATGCTGCGCATAGGAGTTTATAGGAATAGATCTAGGGACATCTTTGTCCTTATCACGATCCTTGTTTGCACCTTTCTTTGGCAGTTGATCTAACTGATTAAATCTCTATATTAGAGTTCCAAGATGCCTTCACAATGCTATAGTTGGCTTTAATTCCTTCATCATCATGTGGGATGATATTGCAAACACCTTTGTTCATCGAATAAGCATATTTACTCTGATACTACTTGACACAATAtatatagctaaaaaaaaaattaaggtttctTAAACTCTATAACTTACCACCCTAAATTGCACAGAAAGATACTAAGATTTATCAAACCTTGAAATTATAGCCTTTAAGCTATAAAGAAAATTCTAAACTTAAAAAGTTTTGAATAATCAATATGTATAATTTCTtctgaaaataaactaaatatccATGTTTATACTAGTATTATACCTAAATCCTTATAGAAAAAGAATACTTATTAAAAGTTACATGGCTAATAAAATACAACTAACATGAAGATTCttaaactaaataagaaaaaataaaatgactaagAAAAAATCTAGagataaaaaatcttgaagaacTACTTCTAGATCGAATTTAAGTATAAAAACAACCTCGGCTAGTTCTTGGCAACTGGTCTCTATAGAACCGGGTCTCTACAACAACATGTTGGAAAAATTTTATTcgagattaaaaattattttcattttttttttaagaagttgGTTTGACGTTTTTGAGCTAGGAATTTTGAAAGGCCTCCGGGATCATTCATGACCAAATTAGAGAATATTCTAAGCCAACACTAGAGAACATTTTGTAAACGACGTAGTAATTATAATGCCTGGAATTAATATTGCATTATAGAAAATATTGCGTTGTAGAAAAGGTAAGAAAGAGTGGGAAGAAGAGATCGTATTTAGTTGAGCTGTAATGCAGTCAttggaggggaaaaaaaaagggatccaTAAACTTTAATAATTTCGAAAGCAGTATATTTCAATTACCTCAAAgttaatccaatttttttttttaattttaaaaagttgtttAGAAACAcggttgaaattatattttttaaaatttaaaaaaaattattaattttttttatattttcaaatagttttgatgtactgatctcaaaaataatttttaaaaattaaaaaaaaaacatctttcatgaaaaacactttaaattataTCCACCACCACAATCACAAACAAATTTACATGCCATTAGCAAAATCCATATCAGAAAAGATAGATCCAACCTTTTCGATGGCTTGACCAAAAATAACTCCAGCATTGGTCATTGAATGAGTTAGGTTTTGAATGAGTTAGCTCTTACTCAATTGTCAAACTTTAGCCTTTTAAAGGCTGGAAATTTGTAAATGAAAGCATATATTGGGCAAAGCAATGAACCATTACACTAGAATTAGAAAGTCCTTTTTTCGTTTAAGAGCTACGAAAATGTCAAACATAATCCATGCTGGGAAAGGAAATCCCACTCggttaacaatatattttgatggATTTTCGGTAGCCCTAGGAATCTAACCATTTAGAGCACACAATTTACTGCATGGACACATGCCAAACTCACATCCCACATGTGATGAAgacacaaaattaattaattccacTCTTTTCTTCCTCTTGAATCCTAATTATCTAAGCCTAGCTAGGAAGCTGTAGGCCAGAACAAGTGAAGTTTTATATGAGAAATTCTGTGTGATTCCTTTGATAGTATCCATAAATCATAATGCCGACTCGAACAAATAAGTGTGGTTCGTTGGGCAATGGaaaatggggaaaaaaaaatccctagtGGAAGTTTGtcattttgaaatgaaaaattgcACGATACTTGAGCAGATTGGCTTGATGTGCCATATCTGCACAGAACCACTTAGAGATATGCTCTTACACAGTTTACATCAATGGTTTGATATGCCCATTATATGTCCAAATGCACTTGCTAGTAATTTATATCAGAGGTGGCATATGAAAACGTTGTGTGGTGATGGTGATAACTATCAATTTGCtaatggaaaagaaagaaagaaaaaataaaaagatatgctTGCTGAAACCATCAATATGGGCCATGATGGATATATACTTGTACACATAATTTTAGGCGACCCATACTAAATAATAGTGATTTGTCTATAGAAAAAATAGCAGTCTCTGAAGTCTAAGATCACTCTATAAATACAAGCCCGACTCTCATTAAGATCCAAAACAACCATTTGGCTCTCCCTAGCTACGACTAAGCTTCATAATAATATAAAGACAAATTCATGGCTGATTTCACAGCAGATTTGCAAAGCTTTAGGCCACCATTTCCTTTCTTAGATATTGATCCAAGCATGGTGGCATTAAACCAATTCACAGAAGTAAGTCAAGCCATCCTAGATAATCCAAGCGTGAATAATATTCATAGCTTCATGCCTTTCACTAGTGACAACTTCTTCAGCCATCAAGCACCAGAATTCCCTGGAAACTTAGCGGAAGGTTTTGCTGGTATTTTCCATCAAAACGACCAGAACGTTGTGCAAGTTTCTCAGCCCTTTACCACACCTGGAAATGAAAGCGAATTCCAAGAAAGCAAGAAGAGAAAAGCAATGGATGTGTCTGAAAGCAGTTCTATGAACTCATCTCCTCAAGTTTCTGAGAGTGGGAGTAAGAGGAGAAATGTAAATGTATTAAATCAACTGTCAAATTCTACCTCTCTTGCtactgtttgtttgttttagagTTTGATTTATGTTCATTTATTGGGTAATAGAACCTGATGAGCTGATTCTATGCTTTCTGATTACAGAGCTCAAGAAGGGGAAAGGGAGTGAAAAGCAATGAGGATGGGAAACCAAAAGACGTTGTTCATGTTAGAGCTAGGAGAGGTCAAGCCACTGATAGCCACAGTTTAGCAGAAAGGGTAACTTTTCGAAAGCCCAAGTTGGAAATCAAATAGGATAATATACACAAGTGTCTGTATTGATCATCAATTCATTTATATTGATCAGCCAGTACATATTTATTGGTCTTACAGTATGTCTTAAATGACATAGAGATTGATAGATTTGTTTGATGCACAACAGGTTAGAAGAGGAAAAATCAATGAAAGATTAAGATGCTTGCAAGATATAGTGCCTGGCTGCTACAAggtttgaagaaaaacaatggCCAACGTCAATCTATTGTTAAAACAATTTTCTCttgttgaaaagtaatttttcttgCTGATTGTAACTAGTTTGTTGATTATTTATAGACCATGGGCATGGCAGTAATGTTGGATGAGATAATTAATTATGTCCAGTCCTTGCAAAATCAAGTTGAGGTGAGTTGATGCTTCCCAAGTTCTGCAAAACATATGATAACAGCAAACGGTGCCTTTATTGTCCTGACactgacatcttttttttcttttcctcttggTTTTTGAACACAGTTTCTATCCATGAAGCTCACTGCAGCAAGCACATTCTATGACTTCAACGCAGAAACAGATGCTATTGAAACAATGCAGGtgcatagaaaaaattaaaaaataaaaactattatggCCTTCTTAGGCTTATAAAATACGTATTATGTCTTCCTTTTTCATAATTCATGTTGAATGTTGTATATTCTTCAGAGGGCAAAAGCACAGGAGGCAAAAGAGATGCAAAGAGCTATGAGAGAAGGATCCGGAGGGCTTGCTCACATCCACTCAACATGGTCCCTCTGACTTCAATGTTTGGATGTTACTCCTTGTTTCCAAACAACACATGAAGATTCTCTATATTTCCCAACTACTTCtactgctattattattattattattattattattatattttttttaacttccaaTATCTCAAGATTAGATCCCACTTCATGCTATATAGCAAGCACAAGTGGCATAATTGTTCAGTACGTCAAACTTGGTATGGGAATACAAATTTATTGACAAGAGCCTTCTTGACTCATTTCTTCTCTTTGTATAtccttg belongs to Populus nigra chromosome 18, ddPopNigr1.1, whole genome shotgun sequence and includes:
- the LOC133679008 gene encoding transcription factor BEE 3 isoform X2, with the translated sequence MADFTADLQSFRPPFPFLDIDPSMVALNQFTEVSQAILDNPSVNNIHSFMPFTSDNFFSHQAPEFPGNLAEGFAGIFHQNDQNVVQVSQPFTTPGNESEFQESKKRKAMDVSESSSMNSSPQVSESGSKRRNSSRRGKGVKSNEDGKPKDVVHVRARRGQATDSHSLAERVRRGKINERLRCLQDIVPGCYKTMGMAVMLDEIINYVQSLQNQVEFLSMKLTAASTFYDFNAETDAIETMQRAKAQEAKEMQRAMREGSGGLAHIHSTWSL
- the LOC133679008 gene encoding transcription factor BEE 3 isoform X1 codes for the protein MADFTADLQSFRPPFPFLDIDPSMVALNQFTEVSQAILDNPSVNNIHSFMPFTSDNFFSHQAPEFPGNLAEGFAGIFHQNDQNVVQVSQPFTTPGNESEFQESKKRKAMDVSESSSMNSSPQVSESGSKRRNVNSSRRGKGVKSNEDGKPKDVVHVRARRGQATDSHSLAERVRRGKINERLRCLQDIVPGCYKTMGMAVMLDEIINYVQSLQNQVEFLSMKLTAASTFYDFNAETDAIETMQRAKAQEAKEMQRAMREGSGGLAHIHSTWSL